In the Paenibacillus sp. FSL R7-0337 genome, CGCAACCGTGGTCGCTATGGCCGTAGCCACCAGACTGGTGGAGAAGGAGCGGAGAGGCAATGCGATTGGCATTATTCTGATGGGACTCAGCAGCTCGCTGGTTCTGGGCGTTCCGGCCGGTACCTTTTTCAGCGAATACTTTGGGTGGAGGGCTCTGTTCATCATCGTCGGGGGGCTAAGCCTTGTTCCGCTGTTCATCATCTCTGCCAAGGTCCCTGCCATAAAAGAAAAAGAAGCCGTCACCCTAAAGATGCAGCTGTCTGTGCTTAAGGATTCCAGAATTGTTACCGCTCTGGCGATCAGCTTATTGTATGTAGGGGGTTACGCTACACTCTTCACTTATATTACCCCTTACCTTCAGGCCGCATCCTCCCTGTCCATCACCGAAATCAGCGGGGTGCTCTTCCTCGCGGGGGTATGCAGCTTCATGGGCTCCAAGTTAGGCGGGCAATTGGCTGATTCCAAGGGATCGAAGTTCACCATAATGACAGGACTTCTGTTACAGGCAACCACACTCCTCCTGTTCTCACTAACGGGCGTTCATATGATCGTCCTCCTCCTGATCCTGATGATCTTCATGCTGGGGACCTGGAGCATCTCCCCTGCGCAGCAGCTTCTGCTGGTCACCCTGGTTCCCCGGAACCCGGATATGGCCCTGAGCGTAAACACCTCCTTCATCCAGTTCGGATTCGCGCTGGGATCGGGCTTAGGCGGCTATGTGATCAGCCGTACCTCTGTGCTCCACCTGAACTGGGCGGGCCTCGCCGCTGTAGCGGTAGCTCTGATTCTGGCCATCCGGCTGTTCAAGACTCATAAGGCTTGATCGCACTTGAAGTACTCAGCCTGGGAGATGAACACAGCAAGACAAAGAGGCTATCCCCAGGGATGGCCTCTTTGCATGTATATAACAGCTGGCAGGCTGGTGGTCAGCCGCACGCTCTCTATTGCTACAGATGGTTGACCGCGGCTGGCGGCTCATGCCCGTCTGTTCCATTCGTCAGGCCCAGCGTGTGCGCTGCGGAAGCATGAATGTCGTTCAATAGCTTCGGGTTAGCAGACAGGGACATGCCATAGGCAGGAATCATCTGCTTGATCTTCGGCTCCCAGGCCTTGATCTGCTGCGGGAAGCACTTGGTGATTACCTCCAGCATGACAGAGACAGCCGTTGACGCTCCTGGCGAGGCTCCCAGCAATGCAGCGATTGAGCCGTCCGCGCTGCTGATGACTTCCGTTCCGAATTGCAGCATGCCTTTGCCGGCTGCTGTATCCTTAATAATCTGTACCCGCTGGCCCGCCACCACCAGCTCCCAATCCTCACTGTTCGCATCCGGGATGAACTCCCGCAGCGCTTCCATGCGCTGTTCTTTGGACAGCATGACCTGCCCGATCAGATATTTGGTCAATGACAGGTTCTTCGCTCCTGCTGCAAGCATCGTCGTCAGATTATTCGGCTTGACCGAGGTAATCAAATCGAACATGGAGCCGTATTTCAGGAACTTGGGCGAGAACCCGGCAAACGGCCCGAAGAACAGGGATTCCTGCTTATCGATCACCCGGGTATCCAGATGCGGAACAGACATCGGAGGCGCACCCACAGCAGCCTTACCATATACCTTGGCATGGTGCTGGGCTACAATCTCCGGCTTCTTGCAGACCATGAACAGTCCGCTTACCGGGAATCCGCCAATCTTTTTGCCTTCCGGGATGCCGGATTTCTGCAGCAGATGCAGGCTTCCTCCCCCTCCGCCGATGAAGACGAACTTGGCGTTATGACGCTCTGTTACGCCGCTGGCGAGATTCTTCACCTTCAGCTCCCAGGAGCCGTCCTGCGCGCGCTTCAGATCATCCACCTGATGATTGTACCTAATATCGGTGTTACTGCTCTGTAAGTGGTTGAACAGCATACGGGTCAGGGCGCCGAAGTTCACATCCGTTCCCGAGTCAATTTTGGTGGCCGCTATCGGCTGGTCCAGCTTCCGGTTCTTCATCATCAGCGGAATCCATTCCATCAGCCGCCTTGGATCATCTGAGAATTCCATGCCTTGAAACAGCGGACTATTTGAAAGCGCTTCAAATCGCTTTTGTAAAAATGCAACGTCCTTCTGTCCTTCCACAAAGCTCATATGCGGCACAGGTACAATGAAATCCTGCGGATTGTGTATTCGTTTCTGGCTCACCAGATAGGACCAGAATTGCTTGGAGAACTGAAATTCCTCGTTCACCTTAATCGCCTTGCTGATGTCGATCGATCCGTCCGGCTGCTCTGTAGTATAGTTAAGCTCGCAGAGTGAAGAATGCCCCGTTCCCGCATTGTTCCATTCTCCTGAGCTCTCCTCCCCGGCACCCGCACGCCGCTCAAACACGGTTATTTGCCAATCCGGTACTAATTCCTTTAACAGTGAACCAAGTGTTGCACTCATGATTCCAGCACCAATTAAAATAACGTCTGTTTTTGTTTGTTGGTTGCTCATATTATACCGTCCTTCTACCCTACGATTTGCAGGAAGGATGCAGGCACTCCTGCTTAGGCGCCATAGCAAGCCAGCGCGGACCAAGTCACACACCGTTTGGATCAATCCTGATCCTAGTTTATCACTAATGAAACTAAATTTTAAGATTTATCTTATTTTTTATAAACTTTTTAATTAATAATCACGGGCCGCATCGAACCAGCCCTGCGCCACTTCCTCTGTTATAGGCTGCCCGATCTGGTGCTCTGACTGGCTGAGCTGCCATACAGCTTCGCCAAGGTCTTCCCTCTCGGTAGTCTCGATGCCCTTCAGTGAATTGAAGCGCAGGGTGAAGGCAGTAATGGCTGCTTCCGCCTCTTCAAGATTGCGGGCCTCCGCTATAGCTGACTGTGCAGTATCGTAGGCTTCGTTCGCCAGCTTGGCCAGACGCTTCGGCCAGGCAGAGAACGGGCGGCCGTATTCGCTCTGCCACCACTCCGGCTTCCTGAGCTGGCTTATGGAGGCATAATCATCCCAAGGGCGGACCTTGGCGCGCGCCTTCATCTGCTGCCGCAGACGTTTGCCTACGGCCTCCTCGACATTGTAGGCGATGAACCGGTCCAGCAGCGGCCATGTATCCAGGGAAGGCAGGCCCTCCAGCTCCGGCATGAAACGGAGCTCCAGGCTGGTCAGCCCCATCAGGCGGGCAAGGGCGTCAAGATCACAGAAGCTGCCCCACAAGCTCAGGGATTCCAGGTTCGGGAATTGCTCCAGGCCGTCCAGTGAGATGGGCTGGCCCAAGGGCGGGCTATTCAGCGTCAGGTGAGTCACACCCTGCAGTTCCCCCAGATCCGGCAGCCGGTAAGGCGCATCGCTCCTGCGCCGGCTCATATTCGGTACTAAGGCCAGAGTAGTGGGCAGATGGCCGGAAGCTGAGAAGCGCGTCAGATCACCAGACAAGCTCAGGTTGTACAGCTTGTCCGGCAGGACCAGGCTCAGCTGTCCATTTGCCAGAGGACCCAGTTTGATACCCAGGGTATAGATATCCGCCCGGCTACCGTCCAAGGATGCACCCTCCGGCAGCACCGGGGTCCAGCTTATAGTCTCAATAGGCCGCCGCTCCGCCCACTCGAGGAACCCCGCATCACCGCCGGTATAACTCAGATAACGCGGCCAGGGGGAGCCTGCGGGCGTGGCGAACGGCTCGAAGACGGACCAGTTCATGCGCTCATCTGCTGCGACCAGCACCTCTGCCGGTGGCTTCGACTCCCTGGGGCCGATCGATAAGCTGCCCATACCGGGCTTGCGGTCAAGCGTGTGGCTGCCGGGCCCCGTCAGATCAAGGACATACCTTCCGGGTTCTGTAATCGGAGCCGGGGGAAGAGCTTGGTTATCTGTGGACATTTGCTTCATCCTTTCTGCTCGAACCTACCTGTTTTCTTAATACTACTAATATTCTCTATACTACCTTTGTTTGCTATTCTAACTCAACCATACGACATCGTGGGGTTCACAGCAAATTTGCCGGCCCTCTATCCTCGCTTACATTTGGTCCACAAGCCTCCACCCTGACCATTGTAATCGGTTTTTCGATTACATTTCCGCCCATGCCATAACGAGAACAAGCCCGGGCCGTTACCGGCCCGAGCGCTCATTCTCTATTCAGTTGGAGTGCAGTCCCTACATAATCTGCCCTTCATTCGTCCCTGGCTTGTACATACTCTCTGCTTCAATTGGATTCTCTTTGGCTGTCAGATGCTGCGGAGTGATCCGGTACACTTGTACGGGCCCGCCGTACACAGCCGATCGGTATTTCTCGACATGCTGCTTGGACAGAGGGCGGTTATAGTATCCGGGCACATACTTGTTCATCATCTCCTGCAAGACTTGCGTAGCTTCATCCAAATCCGTCAACGGCTCTGCCTGTCCGAAGACCATCACGCTCATATAGGCGGTATCCGTCTTGGCGGGCACGGGGTTCGTGATCGTTCCATACTCCTCACAGACCGTGAAGCATACTTCTGAATTGTCACTCATCACCTGATTGCGTCTTCCATCCCCGGCCCCGTGGATATACAGCTTTCCGTCCATCCACACATAGTTCAGCGGCACAACATAGGGGAGATTTCCATCCACTAATCCCAGAAACCCAATTCTCGCCTGCTTCAAAAACTGTTCAATCCTCGCCTCATCCTTACATTCCCTGACCTTATAACGAACCGGATTCATATCGAACCCTCTCCTTCCCGCGTCCTCCGCGTATACGTTATTCGGTAGTATATCAGCTATTGGACTGTGCTAAAATATCCAAAGAGGACGGTTCCGAGCAATCCATAATGAAGATACGGAACCAAAGCTACGACTAGGAGGGATGACTTATGATGTTCGTCAACCGCAACGACAGGGGCCCGATCTGGCAGCAACTGCTGAATCAGGCCATTCATAATATTACACAAGGTATCTGGGCGCCGGGCGAGCTGCTGCTCCCTTCCCGTGAACTTGCCGAGCAGCTTGGAGTCTCCCGCTCCACGGTGCAGCTCGTCTATGAGGAACTGCTGAGCAGAGGGTATACCGTGACCTCCCGGCGGGGCGGAACACGGGTAAGCGACTGGAACCCGGCCATTGAAGCGGCTCAAGAGGAGTCGATGCCGGAAGGACCCGTTCCTCCTTCCCTTCCCCTGCTGAACTCAGCGGTAGATCAGCTGCAAGACTGGTTCGGAGGCCCTGAGACTCAGGAGGTGGAGATCGATTTCACCCCGCACGAGCCGTATGTGGACAGGACCTTCCAGAACCACTGGCGGCAATCGCTGCTTCACGCCTCCGCCGCAATGGACGTATCGGATTGGTCCTACGGCAATCCCTATGGTCTCCTGCCGCTTAGGGAACAGATTCAGCGTTACTTGCTGCTTGAGCGGGGCATACGGATCGAGCCCGATCAGATTCTGTTGACCTCAGGCGCCCAGCACAGCCTTGACCTGATTGCCCAATCCCTTCTCACAGAAGGAGATACCGTCTCTGTGGAAGATCCCGGCTTCCCTGCGGCCTGGATGGCGATGAATTACCGGCGGATGCACGTAGCCCCTGTCCCGGTAGACAGGCATGGCCTTGTGGTTGACCAGATCCACCCGGAGTCTAAGTTGGTCTTCGTAACCCCATCACACCAGTGCGCCATAGGCTCCGTGATGTCAGAGCCGCGCAGGCAACAATTGCTGTACCAGGCCGTGCAGGAGCAGCTATGGATTATAGAAGACGGCTATGACAGTGAATTCCGCTACCGTGGCGACCCGCTGCCCACGCTCTATAGCCAGGCGCCGAATAATACCCTGTATCTGATGAGCTTCTCCAAAATGATCGCCCCGGCCATCCGCATCTCGGCGATTGTCGGCCCGGCACGGGCCATTGCCCAGTTGGCGCGTGTACAGGAGCTGACCTACCGCCACCTTCCGGTGATGGATCAGCTCACCTTGACCCACTTCATCCAGAAGGGGCATTTCATGCGCCATATGCGCAGAGTCCGCAATGTGTACCGCCGGAGACATGAAGCCATAACCAAGGCTATAACATCCAGCGGTCTAGGCGAGCGGTTCACCCTGAGCGGAGCAGAGACGGGACTGCATGTATTCCTTGAGGCAGAATCAGACTACGACGAGGAAGCCGTGACCCGGTTAGCCCTGGAGCAGGGAATCCGGGTATATCCGCTTGCCCATTACTGCCTTCAGAGCCGCAGGAAGGGATGGGTGCTGGGATTCGCCAAGGTGGATGAGGCCTTGATTGAGCAGGGGATTCACCGGCTGGCTGGGCTGGTGTTATAAATCCTTCGTAAGGGTCCCGGATGATCGGCTGCCCCTGCGCCCAAACTGCACATAATAGACCATGCTCACCGCAATAACCAGAACAGCAAGCACCAAGAGAATATTACTAAACACAAAGGCACAGCTTGTCCTATTCCAATAGCGTGGTAACGCCCAGTGCAGCAAATAGGAGCAAGCCCAGCCCCAGCAGAATGCCTCCCATCAGCGAATACCGTACCTCCCGCTGGAACGATGCGGTGCCTGGGCCTCCAGGTGCCGGCGGACCGGGCTGGGCTACCACGCCCTCCAGACGGGTACGCCTGCCCGTGCGCCGCCGTTGATAGCCAATAATGAGTAGTACAATCCCCAGTAGACTTAAGAAGCTGCCAGGGTAGACGAATGTCATCCACAGGTTGTCCATAGTACACCTCCCTGTTCGTGATCTTGATCTATACTTAACCAAGACACGGTACGCCAAACAGGGAGATGCCG is a window encoding:
- a CDS encoding MFS transporter, whose product is MNNRLTIYILALAVFLIGTIEYIITGVIEMIASDLGVSTSEVGLLVTVFALSAAIIAPVLIALTLGMDRKKLLLTALGVFIASNGLMLLKLPYEAMLGIRIIQGASGGIATVVAMAVATRLVEKERRGNAIGIILMGLSSSLVLGVPAGTFFSEYFGWRALFIIVGGLSLVPLFIISAKVPAIKEKEAVTLKMQLSVLKDSRIVTALAISLLYVGGYATLFTYITPYLQAASSLSITEISGVLFLAGVCSFMGSKLGGQLADSKGSKFTIMTGLLLQATTLLLFSLTGVHMIVLLLILMIFMLGTWSISPAQQLLLVTLVPRNPDMALSVNTSFIQFGFALGSGLGGYVISRTSVLHLNWAGLAAVAVALILAIRLFKTHKA
- a CDS encoding malate:quinone oxidoreductase — its product is MSNQQTKTDVILIGAGIMSATLGSLLKELVPDWQITVFERRAGAGEESSGEWNNAGTGHSSLCELNYTTEQPDGSIDISKAIKVNEEFQFSKQFWSYLVSQKRIHNPQDFIVPVPHMSFVEGQKDVAFLQKRFEALSNSPLFQGMEFSDDPRRLMEWIPLMMKNRKLDQPIAATKIDSGTDVNFGALTRMLFNHLQSSNTDIRYNHQVDDLKRAQDGSWELKVKNLASGVTERHNAKFVFIGGGGGSLHLLQKSGIPEGKKIGGFPVSGLFMVCKKPEIVAQHHAKVYGKAAVGAPPMSVPHLDTRVIDKQESLFFGPFAGFSPKFLKYGSMFDLITSVKPNNLTTMLAAGAKNLSLTKYLIGQVMLSKEQRMEALREFIPDANSEDWELVVAGQRVQIIKDTAAGKGMLQFGTEVISSADGSIAALLGASPGASTAVSVMLEVITKCFPQQIKAWEPKIKQMIPAYGMSLSANPKLLNDIHASAAHTLGLTNGTDGHEPPAAVNHL
- a CDS encoding pyridoxamine 5'-phosphate oxidase family protein, which codes for MNPVRYKVRECKDEARIEQFLKQARIGFLGLVDGNLPYVVPLNYVWMDGKLYIHGAGDGRRNQVMSDNSEVCFTVCEEYGTITNPVPAKTDTAYMSVMVFGQAEPLTDLDEATQVLQEMMNKYVPGYYNRPLSKQHVEKYRSAVYGGPVQVYRITPQHLTAKENPIEAESMYKPGTNEGQIM
- a CDS encoding PLP-dependent aminotransferase family protein codes for the protein MMFVNRNDRGPIWQQLLNQAIHNITQGIWAPGELLLPSRELAEQLGVSRSTVQLVYEELLSRGYTVTSRRGGTRVSDWNPAIEAAQEESMPEGPVPPSLPLLNSAVDQLQDWFGGPETQEVEIDFTPHEPYVDRTFQNHWRQSLLHASAAMDVSDWSYGNPYGLLPLREQIQRYLLLERGIRIEPDQILLTSGAQHSLDLIAQSLLTEGDTVSVEDPGFPAAWMAMNYRRMHVAPVPVDRHGLVVDQIHPESKLVFVTPSHQCAIGSVMSEPRRQQLLYQAVQEQLWIIEDGYDSEFRYRGDPLPTLYSQAPNNTLYLMSFSKMIAPAIRISAIVGPARAIAQLARVQELTYRHLPVMDQLTLTHFIQKGHFMRHMRRVRNVYRRRHEAITKAITSSGLGERFTLSGAETGLHVFLEAESDYDEEAVTRLALEQGIRVYPLAHYCLQSRRKGWVLGFAKVDEALIEQGIHRLAGLVL